The following proteins are encoded in a genomic region of Fusarium keratoplasticum isolate Fu6.1 chromosome 9, whole genome shotgun sequence:
- a CDS encoding Chitinase, whose product MLASFTSIVGRLALILGLLLNLVLAQCGPDNDGARCPLNTCCSSSGYCGTSDIYCGDGCQSAFGSCSEPTVPSCSTGRSSCYTGGKSATNGRRVGYWRVKQAWDRSCNVVLPSQIQTKGLTHLILAFAHFDSKSFAVGAEDPKDVPYYTQFTALQSSSLQTWISIGGGSFSSDSWSSMVASSSSRSAFISSLKSFMETNSFQGVDLDWEFPKASTADGDNFVSLVRELRAAFGNDYGISVPVPSDWGSLQGFNPAGMGKYVDFFNYMAYDLHGWGVDAEPTKNVVTYQASILDIATNLMPLWANQTNASQINLGIPLYGRGYTLSSSDCKTAGCAASGPSEPGSCLADPTGVMVLSDVKTAISANDAAVELNSTAMQKYATWGSDQWIAYDDGDTLALKMAWADGLCMGGAMFWTLDNDGGAWE is encoded by the coding sequence ATGTTGGCTTCCTTCACTTCTATCGTCGGCCGTCTGGCCCTGATTCTCGGCCTTTTACTCAACCTTGTCCTCGCTCAGTGCGGTCCTGACAATGATGGAGCCCGCTGCCCTTTGAACACTTGTTGTTCCTCATCGGGATACTGCGGAACATCGGATATCTACTGCGGAGACGGCTGTCAGTCAGCGTTCGGGAGCTGCTCTGAACCTACAGTTCCTTCTTGCTCTACCGGCCGTAGTTCTTGCTATACCGGTGGTAAGTCGGCGACCAACGGCCGCCGCGTTGGATACTGGCGAGTAAAGCAGGCATGGGACCGGTCTTGCAATGTCGTTCTTCCCTCCCAGATCCAGACCAAAGGGTTAACCCATCTGATCTTGGCGTTTGCCCATTTCGACTCGAAGAGTTTCGCAGTGGGCGCTGAAGACCCCAAAGACGTCCCCTATTATACGCAGTTCACCGCTCTGCAGAGCAGCTCACTGCAAACGTGGATTAGCATAGGTGGCGGCAGTTTCTCTTCCGACTCTTGGTCTTCCATGGTGGCCTCATCGAGCTCCCGATCCgccttcatctcgtctctcAAGTCCTTCATGGAGACCAACTCCTTCCAAGGTGTTGACCTGGACTGGGAATTTCCAAAAGCTTCAACCGCCGATGGAGATAACTTTGTCTCCCTCGTCCGAGAGCTCCGAGCCGCCTTCGGAAACGATTATGGCATTtcagtgccagtgccatcGGACTGGGGTAGCCTCCAGGGCTTCAACCCTGCAGGTATGGGCAAATATGTCGACTTCTTCAACTACATGGCCTACGATTTGCATGGCTGGGGGGTTGATGCCGAGCCAACAAAGAATGTTGTCACCTACCAGGCCAGCATACTAGATATCGCCACCAATCTTATGCCGCTGTGGGCGAACCAGACCAATGCGTCGCAGATCAACCTTGGTATCCCCCTATACGGCCGCGGCTATaccctctcctcctctgatTGCAAAACCGCTGGCTGTGCTGCGTCAGGGCCCAGCGAACCGGGTTCTTGTCTCGCAGATCCGACAGGTGTCATGGTGCTAAGTGATGTCAAAACGGCCATATCGGCCAACGATGCCGCCGTTGAGCTTAACAGCACCGCCATGCAGAAGTATGCGACCTGGGGAAGTGATCAATGGATAGCCTATGACGACGGTGATACGTTGGCACTGAAGATGGCATGGGCCGATGGATTGTGCATGGGCGGCGCTATGTTCTGGACGCTCGATAACGATGGTGGTGCATGGGAGTAA